In Fusarium falciforme chromosome 10, complete sequence, a single genomic region encodes these proteins:
- a CDS encoding Pyridox-oxase-2 domain-containing protein — translation MKPITSSVQRTTQILGHLKQTMSSSRPTQATPWRSAFLTHVNELDSPTFMLSTLHHDSSTSVTPRSRTVVFRGLWAELPANPKNKAPLNPSLYESDLLTITTDARMEKIPELSPDGSSPAQSGGGGPVEAVFWAVPSRTQWRLRGRAYLLGPDINDPSAAQVREILEKHMRRRNSDDSSSWDWAKEVTAHFGNLSPMMRGSFRNPAPGTPKTEKPGPGLGLGQKVEDLDDEIARKNFRVVVIVPEEVDRVDLSDPEEGKRWNYRLTGDSWEETELWP, via the coding sequence ATGAAACCCATCACTTCCTCTGTCCAGCGTACGACTCAAATTCTTGGTCATCTCAAACAGACAATGTCTAGTTCTCGTCCTACTCAGGCCACGCCTTGGCGCTCTGCCTTCCTGACTCACGTCAACGAGTTGGATTCGCCGACGTTCATGCTCAGCACTCTTCACCATGACTCGTCAACCTCCGTTACCCCTCGGTCTCGAACCGTTGTGTTCCGGGGCTTGTGGGCAGAGCTCCCGGCCAACCCCAAGAACAAGGCGCCGCTAAACCCGTCCCTGTATGAGAGCGACCTCCTCACCATCACTACCGATGCCCGCATGGAAAAGATCCCCGAGCTATCCCCGGATGGATCCTCTCCCGCCCAGtctggcggcggcggaccGGTAGAGGCCGTCTTCTGGGCCGTGCCGTCGAGGACCCAGTGGCGCCTCCGCGGCCGAGCTTATCTACTTGGCCCGGATATCAACGATCCTTCAGCCGCACAGGTCAGGGAGATCTTGGAGAAGCATATGCGTCGCAGAAACAGTGACGATTCCAGCTCGTGGGATTGGGCGAAGGAGGTGACGGCTCACTTTGGCAACCTGAGTCCCATGATGCGAGGATCATTCCGAAACCCAGCGCCAGGGACACCAAAGACTGAAAAGCCAGGGCCAGGACTCGGCTTGGGACAGAAAGTAGAAGACCTAGATGACGAGATTGCGAGGAAGAACTTTCGTGTAGTTGTTATCGTGCCGGAGGAGGTGGACCGGGTCGACTTGTCAGACCCGGAGGAGGGCAAAAGATGGAACTATCGCTTGACCGGGGACTCGTGGGAGGAAACAGAGCTATGGCCTTAA
- a CDS encoding Kinetochore protein Spc24: MLLSEEPATLIHHTINNFNINPDKLAVSRITESLSTLQQARDLRAREAETALKKLSRQLATHTSRHDDLVASHSSADHASNIARLDTLKFRTAKAAADAETEAERLALAAADLKARLHELELQGVEGDAAAAARRRDPVDDEVLLRLKVYRSLGIDLERDERDGEWSKAVIRNDRKGDVHVVNMDKKFSRFFYANYFWQTL, from the exons ATGTTGCTCTCTGAAGAACCAGCAACC ctcatccaccACACAATCAACAACTTCAACATCAACCCAGACAAGCTCGCCGTCTCGCGCATCACAGAGTCCCTCTCAACCCTCCAGCAAGCCCGCGACCTCCGCGCCCGCGAGGCCGAGACGGCCCTTAAGAAGCTCTCCCGCCAACTCGCGACCCACACGTCTCGCCACGATGACCTCGTAGCTTCGCACTCGTCTGCAGACCACGCGTCAAATATTGCGCGCCTTGACACGCTCAAGTTTAGAACTGCaaaggctgctgctgatgctgagACGGAAGCTGAGCGGCTCGCTCTCGCTGCGGCGGATCTCAAGGCACGACTGCACGAGCTCGAGCTCCAGGGCGTCGAGGGTGATGCGGCTGCCGCGGCCAGACGAAGGGATcccgttgatgatgaggtgCTTCTGAGGCTCAAGGTGTACCGTAGCCTGGGCATCGACCTCGAGAGGGATGAAAGGGACGGGGAGTGGTCCAAGGCGGTGATACGGAACGACCGCAAGGGTGACGTCCACGTGGTCAACATGGACAAGAAGTTTTCGCGCTTCTTTTACGCAAACTACTTTTGGCAGACTCTGTAA
- a CDS encoding Mitochondrial fission 1 protein, whose protein sequence is MVTELPYALDAETPLNPSELGVLRAQYEREGEMVGIQTKFNYAWGLVKSNVRTDQQLGVRLLSDIFRISPERRRECLYYLALGNYKLGNYGEARRYNDLLLDKEPANLQATNLRQLIDDKVAREGLMGVAILSGVGVAAGVVGAFLLRNARKR, encoded by the exons ATGGTTACCGAATTACCAT ATGCCCTCGACGCCGAGAC GCCGTTGAACCCCTCGGAACTCGGCGTCCTACGAGCCCAATATGAACGAGAAGGAGAAATGGTTGGCATCCAAACCAAGTTCAACTACGCCTGG GGCCTCGTCAAGTCCAACGTCCGCACCGACCAGCAACTCGGCGTCCGTCTCCTCTCGGACATCTTCCGCATCTCCCCCGAGCGCCGCCGCGAGTGCCTCTACTACCTCGCCCTCGGCAACTACAAGCTCGGCAACTACGGCGAGGCCCGTCGCTACAacgacctcctcctcgacaaggagcCTGCCAACCTCCAGGCCACCAACCTGCGCCAGCTCATCGACGACAAGGTTGCCCGCGAGGGCCTCATGGGTGTCGCCATCCTCAGTGGTGTTGGAGTCGCCGCCGGTGTCGTGGGAGCATTCCTGCTGAGGAATGCCCGGAAGCGGTAG
- a CDS encoding Zn(2)-C6 fungal-type domain-containing protein, producing the protein MDLSQRAHPHHAHHQPQLSNPSPSHRPAHHSTYSPGPPSALPTLPLPGTHPPSGLTPGSASTSPASVSHRLPSASASTTSRHPTGDYLPDADDQDASTPVNGDEPPKKKQKRNKPTLSCHECVERKTKCDRGRPHCLACIKRQTECRYAHVANLLEETTRSAANGRRMTKPPKKKPGSSGKSPIPNIADRGMSNDPAASSRGAIALSIGLLSNVPYSLPTASNVFGIGSEHPFANYWTCEGGLPEVISVLPEKIQADILLNRYFECVDPVYPMIHRQTFYADYEHFWQLNQQEKNDTDPSFIALIFVMLALGTQFVTSTTSSRERKQTAEFYASASNQALRIASYLSTASLRSIQAMVLLTYFLINDNHASDGWAFAGILIRQAYAMGLHRDPNIVTPNATLFEKQQRRKVWQAVLLQDTFLTVLLSLPPSATHTDVSVEDLLDDGSSIANSDPTDTAYIRGSWTLANLVQETICSPRSLDLPICTTARHKSKLIADFRAVYRSFPDVFRSWDPDSITALAKTNKRVVRQTLFLTSNYFHNLMLVHASESPDVPVNVRGTLEAAHDAITAFFLLFTLLETEARVWWVFNHRAFLEALCIGNVLKEAGREPGSADMLARDPLLVRAKADITRMIQIMQLMGEDSEVARTRVQVLSEFLT; encoded by the exons ATGGATTTGTCTCAGCGGGCGCATCCGCATCACGCGCATCATCAGCCCCAGCTCTCTaacccatcaccatctcatCGCCCGGCGCATCACTCTACCTACAGTCCTGGTCCTCCGTCTGCTCTGCcgactcttcctctcccgGGCACTCACCCGCCCTCGGGTCTGACGCCTGGCTCAGCATCCACGTCACCGGCGTCCGTCTCACATCGGCTGCCTTCAGCTTCTGCATCAACCACGTCAAGGCATCCTACTGGCGACTACCTTCCAGATGCCGATGACCAGGACGCGTCGACTCCCGTCAACGGCGATGAACCCCCAAAGAAGAAACAGAAGCGCAACAAGCCCACTCTGTCGTGTCATGAGTGCGTCGAACGCAAGACAAAG TGTGATAGGGGTCGGCCGCATTGCCTTGCTT GTATAAAACGACAGACTGAATGCAGATATGCACATGTCGCAAATCTTCTCGA GGAGACAACGCGGTCCGCAGCCAATGGTCGCCGAATGACGAAGCCTccaaagaagaagcctggTTCCAGTGGAAAGTCCCCAATTCCAAATATTGCTGATCGAGGCATGTCCAACGACCCAGCTGCGTCTTCTCGAGGTGCCATTGCTCTCTCAATTGGCCTCTTGTCCAATGTACCATATTCGCTGCCCACCGCGAGCAATGTGTTTGGCATTGGATCCGAACATCCATTCGCAAACTACTGGACCTGCGAGGGAGGGTTGCCAGAAGTGATCTCGGTGCTGCCTGAAAAGATCCAGGCCGATATTCTACTCAACCGCTACTTCGAATGCGTCGACCCCGTATATCCCATGATACATCGACAGACATTTTATGCCGACTATGAGCACTTTTGGCAACTGAATCAACAAGAAAAGAACGATACGGACCCTTCGTTTATTGCATTGATATTCGTCATGCTGGCTTTGGGCACCCAATTCGTGACATCGACGACATCTTCTCGGGAACGAAAGCAAACGGCCGAATTTTATGCATCAGCAAGCAATCAGGCGTTGCGGATCGCTTCATATCTCAGCACTGCTTCGCTGCGCTCGATACAGGCCATGGTCTTGTTGACCTATTTCCTCATCAATGACAATCATGCTTCGGATGGGTGGGCGTTTGCGGGTATCCTCATTCGGCAGGCCTATGCTATGGGACTACATCGTGATCCAAATATTG TGACCCCAAATGCCACGTTGTTTGAAAAACAGCAACGGAGAAAGGTGTGGCAAGCAGTTCTTCTCCAGGACACGTTCCTAACGGTTCTGCTTTCACTGCCCCCTTCAGCGACACATACGGATGTCTCGGTTGAGGActtgcttgatgatggctccTCCATCGCCAACAGCGATCCTACGGATACAGCATATATCCGAGGATCTTGGACTCTGGCCAACTTGGTTCAGGAGACTATCTGCTCGCCCCGATCACTGGACCTACCTATCTGCACGACGGCAAGACACAAGTCGAAGCTGATTGCCGACTTCCGCGCCGTATATCGATCATTTCCCGATGTGTTCCGTTCGTGGGATCCCGACAGCATTACGGCGCTGGCCAAGACAAATAAGAGAGTGGTTCGGCAGACTCTGTTCTTGACGAGCAATTACTTTCATAACCTGATGCTGGTTCACGCCTCGGAAAGTCCCGATGTTCCGGTGAATGTCCGTGGAACCCTGGAAGCGGCGCACGACGCGATCACAGCGTTCTTCCTCCTATTCACACTGCTCGAGACGGAAGCACGTGTGTGGTGGGTATTTAATCATCGGGCGTTCCTGGAGGCGTTATGCATTGGCAACGTGCTGAAAGAAGCGGGTCGGGAGCCTGGAAGTGCAGATATGCTGGCGAGGGATCCGTTGCTTGTGAGGGCCAAGGCGGATATTA CACGGATGATTCAAATTATGCAACTGATGGGCGAGGACTCGGAAGTTGCACGGACCCGAGTGCAGGTGTTGAGCGAGTTTCTGACATGA